The Streptococcus parasanguinis genomic sequence CCCGATCGAAAATTCAGACCGATCCGACTATTCATCCATTGCTCAATCTTATTCACATCTTCCTCCTAAAAGAAAAAAGCGACAAAACCTCTTCTGACGTTTGCGCTCCTTTCTTTTGTAGTTATTTCTTTCTCATTTTTACAGCAAGTCCATCGGACTTACTGCTTTTTCTTATTTCTTAAAGCAGGGCTAAAAACATCCACCGGATGTTTCAACTCTTTCTAGTTTCTAGGAGTTGAGGTGATACAGTCTCCCAGACTGTATCACTCCTCCATAAAGCTGTTGAAGACTTCTTCGATCATATCCCATTCTGCATCTGAGTCTTCTGGGATTGGTTGAAGGTCGCCTTCTGTTCCGTCTTCGTTTTCTGTAAATGAATAAGCTTGGATTTCAACTTCGCCGTTTTCATCTTCTTCTGCATTTGCAGGGATCAAAAGGACATAGTTTTTCCCAAATTCTTCTTTGCCATCAATGGTCAAAAGAATTTCAAACAAGGTTTCAGTTCCTTGTTCGTCCACCAATGTGATTAATTCACGTTCTTCATGGTCGTGGTTATGATCATGTGCCATACTATTCTTCCTCGTTTTCTTTCTAAAAATTGCGATCTAAATAATTTTGTAAAATAAGCTGCGCCGC encodes the following:
- a CDS encoding DUF1292 domain-containing protein: MAHDHNHDHEERELITLVDEQGTETLFEILLTIDGKEEFGKNYVLLIPANAEEDENGEVEIQAYSFTENEDGTEGDLQPIPEDSDAEWDMIEEVFNSFMEE